The following coding sequences lie in one Mercenaria mercenaria strain notata chromosome 5, MADL_Memer_1, whole genome shotgun sequence genomic window:
- the LOC123557534 gene encoding uncharacterized protein LOC123557534 yields MDEFAAECLDRYGNGSSTESSSSNDVAIWPLAVQNAAGFKEITGKESRNYKKCLQNHHYSTDAYTESMRTPMAELLKQNLQVEPSPVKEACEHKDNWKRKFVNCVERKIRKKSMSLIKEINLL; encoded by the exons ATGGATGAATTTGCCGCCGAATGTTTGGACCGATATGGGAACGGGTCCAGTACAGAGAGTTCGTCATCTAACGATGTCGCCATTTGGCCTCTTGCTGTACAAAATGCCGCCGGTTTCAAGGAAATAACTGGCAAAGAATCTCGAAATTATAAG AAATGTTTGCAAAACCATCATTATTCAACAGACGCTTATACTGAATCAATGAGGACACCTATGGCAGAATTGCTGAAGCAAAACTTGCAAGTGGAACCCTCACCAGTGAAAGAAGCATGTGAACATAaag ataaCTGGAAGAGAAAATTCGTTAACTGTGttgaaaggaaaataaggaaGAAAAGCATGTCACtcataaaagaaataaatctaCTATAG
- the LOC123557533 gene encoding uncharacterized protein LOC123557533, translated as MVNPDRSMPDWVNKWLMINSAILIMDGSFCVLRPHSLPGGCMGTVYYGYKWYIQADKHYADPTDSFIFTQGLGNLIEASVCLLVLFNAFKTVRLNKMVTIFVSVMTAYKTILFCVYSLDIGQGGRAFEGLVAEFLVFGLGSVWLFVPAYVAWVLMQDFVDIKPKGTCSRYTPSKADDSAGASGRNTPSKADDSVDGTGNHRYNLRNLKR; from the exons ATGGTTAATCCGGACAGATCAATGCCCGACTGGGTGAACAAATGGCTGATGATAAACTCGGCAATTCTCATAATGGACGGCTCATTCTGCGTTTTACGACCCCATTCTCTTCCTGGAGGATGCATGGGAACTGTATATTACGGAT ACAAATGGTACATACAGGCGGACAAACATTACGCAGACCCAACAGACTCCTTCATCTTTACCCAGGGACT CGGAAACCTGATAGAAGCTTCCGTTTGTCTACTTGTTCTTTTCAATGCCTTCAAGACGGTTAGGTTAAACAAGATGGTCACCATTTTTGTTAGCGTGATGACAGCCTACAAAACAATTCTCTTCTGTGTATACTCTTTAGATATCGGCCAAGGCGGTCGTGCATTCGAAGGGCTTGTTGCAGAGTTTCTGGTATTTGGTCTTGGTAGCGTATGGCTGTTTGTACCTGCGTATGTTGCGTGGGTTTTGATGCAAGACTTTGTTGATATTAAACCCAAAGGAACATGCAGCAGATACACTCCTAGTAAAGCAGACGACAGCGCTGGAGCGTCCGGCAGAAACACGCCTAGCAAAGCAGACGACAGCGTTGATGGTACCGGAAATCATCGATACAATCTCAGAAACTTAAAGCGTTGA